The DNA segment TGGCGGCCACGATGCTGCGCGGACCTGGTCAGCGGCCGGTGTTCGACGCGGTGTTCGATCTGTACTTCCCGGCGGCGGTGGGTTCGGCCGAGGGCGCTGATTCTGCCTTGAGCGTGCCGGAGTTGCGCGAAGCGCTGGTCTCCGCGCTGGCGCTCGGTGACGAGGGGCGGTTGAGGGCTTTGGCCGCGGCCGGGGTGGAGACGCTCGGAGCGTATGGCGCCTTGGGCGCAGGCGGTTCCGGTGAGGGCGCGGGGCAGGCGATGAGCGGCTGGTCGGCCTATCAGGCGCTGGGTGAGATCCGGCCGGACGCGCTGCTGCACAAGGTGCTCGCCGCCATGGGTGCGGCCGGTGAGGACGGTACTGACGGTGACCCGCTCGGAGCCGTGTTGAGCGAGCGCGAGGCGAGGGCACGCATCGGGGCGTTCACCGAGTACGTCAACGCCGAGGCCAGGCGGCGGACGGCGGAACTTCGGGGTAGGGAGCGGATCGCGCGGTACGCGGTGGCTCCCCAGGACGAGCTGGTGAGTTTCACGAGCGCGACGCGGGAGCAGCTGGCGCAGTTGCGGCGCACGATTCAGCCGTTGTCCCGGAAGCTGGCGACGAGGCTCGCGGCGCGGCGCAGGAAGGCGCGGCGCGGTGAGATCGACGTGCGGCGCACGTTGCGGCGGTCGCTGGCCACCGGCGGGGTGCCGATGCGGCCCGCGATGCGGGATCGCGCACCGGGGAGGCCGGATCTGTTGCTGTTGTGCGACATGTCGGGTTCGGTCGCGGGGTTCGCGCAGTTCACCCTGTTGCTGACGCGGGCGCTGAGTGACCAGTTCAGCAAGATCCGCAGCTTCGCGTTCATCGGGAGGACCGACGAGATCACGCACATTCTCGCCGGTGGGGGTGGCGATCCCGAACGGCTGGCCGCGAGGATCCTGGCCGAGGCGAAGGTGACCGTGTGGGGTATGAGCAGCGACTACGGCAATTCGCTCGGCACCTTCGCAGACGGGTGGGCCGACGCCGTGGGCCCGAGGACCAGCGTGCTGATCCTCGGTGACGGCCGCACGAACGGTGGAGACGAGAACGTGGCCGCGCTGCGCCGGATCGCGGCGAGGGCGAAGCACGTGTTCTGGCTCAATCCCGAACGCGAGTCGTTGTGGGGCACCGGTGATTCGGCCGCCCTCCGGTACGCGAAGGTGGTGCCGATGTTCGAGTGCCGTAACGTCAGGCAACTGTCCTATGTGGTCAGTGAGCTGCTTCCGGGCTGATCGGGCGGACCGCGCCGTGTCCCGTGACGAGCGTCGCGGGACACGGCCGCTCGTCACGCCTTCTTGATCACCTCGTAGAGGACGGAACCATCACTGGTGTTGTACCCGGCCGCGATCGCCTTGTCGTAGTAGGCCAGCACGGCCTCGGGCACCGCGTTGTCAAGGCCCGCTTCCCTGCCTGCCGCGACGACGTGCGCGGCGGACTCCCGCATCATCGCCGCCGAGGAAAGCCCCCCGGGATGTTCCCCGGCTTCGAAGTGACGCGCGGTGTCCGGGACGATGGCCCGCACCAGGTCGACGACCTCCACCGCGAACGGCGCGTAGTCGGTCGGGGCGACTCCCGCGGCGGCGAGGATCGCGCTCGAATGCGCGTGGGCGGCCATCGTGGTCAAGAAGATCCCCAGCTGGGCCTGGTAGAAAAGCTGCGCCAGCGCCGGGTCCTCACCTCGGTACTCGGGCCTGCCGATCGGCCGCAGCATCGGTTCGTACCGGTCGAACACCGCTTTCGGCCCGCTGTAGAACACGTACGAGGCGTCGGTGCCCACCAGCAGCGGAGGCACCATGACCCCGCCTACGACGTGCTGCGCGCCGTGCCCGGTGAACCACTCCGTCGCCTCCCTGCTGGCTTGGGGGCTGTCCGAGCTGAGATTGACCACCACCTTCTCGCGCAGCGATCCGGCGGCGGGCGTCAGGATGTCGTACATGGCGCGGTAATCGGTGAGGCTCAGCACCACGAGCGGGCTCGCGGCGATCGCCTCGGCCGGGGTCGCCGCGAGGACGGCGCCCTCGGCGACCAGGTCGTCGGCTTTGCTCCGGGTGCGGTTCCACACGGTGACGTGGTGGCCGCCTGCCAGTAGGACGCGCGCCATCGCCGCGCCCATCGGGCCGAGGCCGATGACGGTGACCGGGGTGCTGTTCATGAGGTTGATCCTTTCGAAAGGAGGAATTCGACGATTCCGGTGACTTCTTCGTGGCCGTGTCCTTCGGCGACCCTGCGCCGCATGAGCTCGGCAAGCGGGGCGAGCAATTCGGCGCTGACCCCTTGGCTTTCCGCGAAGTCGAGCAGATGCCCGAAGCCGGTGGTCTGCATCGCCAGATTGGCCACGGTGCCCTTGGCGTAGTCGCGGGAGTCGATCTGCTCCGCGTAGACACCCACGGCGGCGGCCACTCCGCGCAGCCACCTCGACAGCAGCGGCGCCACCTCTGCGGAGGGCTGCCCTTCGGCACGCACGAGCGCCAGCGCCTGGATGATCCCGGCAACCGCGCCGTACATGCCGGTGAGCAGCGCGATGTCGTAGAGCGCGGCCCTGCCGGGGTCGGCGTCGAGATAGCGGGCTTCACCGAACGCGGCGAGGACGGGTTCGACCCGGTCGAACGCCTCCCTCGGCCCGCTGTAGAGCAGGAAGGCGTCAGGTCCACCGATCATCGGCGGGACGGCCATGATGCCGCCGTCGAGAACGTCGAACGCGTGGCAGGCGGCCCATGCCGCCAGCTCCCGCGCCTGCCCCGGCACCGTGGTGGTCAGATTGACGAGCGTTTTTCCGCGCAAGTGCTCGGTGTGGTCGTCGAAGGTGTCGCGGACGGATTGGTGATCGAGCAGGCAGGCGATGACGACCGGGCTCGCGCTGATCGCCTCGGCCGGATCCGACGCTCTCGCCGCACCGAGTTCGACGAGCTGGTCGGTCCTGGCGGAGGTGCGGTTCCACACGGTCACCGGGTGGCCCTTGGCGATGAGCGCCCGCGCCAGCTCCGTGCCCATGCCGCCCAGTCCCAGGACACTGACCGGGGTGGGGTGTGTGTTGGTCATGTC comes from the Prauserella marina genome and includes:
- a CDS encoding NAD(P)-dependent oxidoreductase; the encoded protein is MTNTHPTPVSVLGLGGMGTELARALIAKGHPVTVWNRTSARTDQLVELGAARASDPAEAISASPVVIACLLDHQSVRDTFDDHTEHLRGKTLVNLTTTVPGQARELAAWAACHAFDVLDGGIMAVPPMIGGPDAFLLYSGPREAFDRVEPVLAAFGEARYLDADPGRAALYDIALLTGMYGAVAGIIQALALVRAEGQPSAEVAPLLSRWLRGVAAAVGVYAEQIDSRDYAKGTVANLAMQTTGFGHLLDFAESQGVSAELLAPLAELMRRRVAEGHGHEEVTGIVEFLLSKGSTS
- a CDS encoding vWA domain-containing protein; translated protein: MSAAAVQARLVEFARALRERGIGVGTGETVDAAAAVEVLGFAERDRLREALAATMLRGPGQRPVFDAVFDLYFPAAVGSAEGADSALSVPELREALVSALALGDEGRLRALAAAGVETLGAYGALGAGGSGEGAGQAMSGWSAYQALGEIRPDALLHKVLAAMGAAGEDGTDGDPLGAVLSEREARARIGAFTEYVNAEARRRTAELRGRERIARYAVAPQDELVSFTSATREQLAQLRRTIQPLSRKLATRLAARRRKARRGEIDVRRTLRRSLATGGVPMRPAMRDRAPGRPDLLLLCDMSGSVAGFAQFTLLLTRALSDQFSKIRSFAFIGRTDEITHILAGGGGDPERLAARILAEAKVTVWGMSSDYGNSLGTFADGWADAVGPRTSVLILGDGRTNGGDENVAALRRIAARAKHVFWLNPERESLWGTGDSAALRYAKVVPMFECRNVRQLSYVVSELLPG
- a CDS encoding NAD(P)-dependent oxidoreductase, with translation MNSTPVTVIGLGPMGAAMARVLLAGGHHVTVWNRTRSKADDLVAEGAVLAATPAEAIAASPLVVLSLTDYRAMYDILTPAAGSLREKVVVNLSSDSPQASREATEWFTGHGAQHVVGGVMVPPLLVGTDASYVFYSGPKAVFDRYEPMLRPIGRPEYRGEDPALAQLFYQAQLGIFLTTMAAHAHSSAILAAAGVAPTDYAPFAVEVVDLVRAIVPDTARHFEAGEHPGGLSSAAMMRESAAHVVAAGREAGLDNAVPEAVLAYYDKAIAAGYNTSDGSVLYEVIKKA